Proteins from a genomic interval of Bradyrhizobium sp. CCBAU 53340:
- a CDS encoding cytochrome c family protein — MTGRPIVLMLALAASSLTLTPASAADSAAGKAIFERTCENCHAVVIGVNKVGPSLWNVLDRKPAAIPDFAYSDAMKANKQPWTSTALDTYLADPRGDVHGVKMFFKGLPNAADRANVIAYLQTLK, encoded by the coding sequence ATGACTGGACGTCCGATCGTGCTCATGCTGGCCCTAGCCGCATCATCCTTGACCCTGACGCCGGCCTCCGCCGCAGATTCGGCCGCGGGCAAGGCCATCTTCGAACGAACCTGCGAGAATTGCCATGCGGTGGTGATCGGCGTGAACAAGGTCGGCCCAAGCCTCTGGAATGTCCTCGACCGCAAGCCAGCCGCCATCCCTGACTTCGCCTATTCCGATGCAATGAAGGCCAACAAGCAGCCCTGGACCTCGACCGCGCTGGATACCTACCTCGCCGACCCCCGCGGCGACGTCCACGGCGTCAAGATGTTCTTTAAGGGGCTGCCGAACGCCGCAGACCGCGCCAACGTCATCGCCTATCTTCAGACGCTGAAATGA
- a CDS encoding acyltransferase: MQGQTRLAAGRTDTGGTPFGRSHSLDFLRGLAILGVMAIHVSQSFPSNIHAVDYAFLCGWTGVNVFYFVSAMTMCLMWTQRSEANPTRKFYIRRFLRIAPLFWLAIPVYLFINGTGPSYNAPDGIGPHQIILTATFLHGFWPDSINSVVPGDWSIAAEMMFYLVFPFVIIAFGSRRHLYLALAIVLHLVNVCLFKPLAFALFSAYYGPGHEAFVWNALHISFLNQLPIFLVGCALFFALRDGFARSDAAFLAAFIALSFVADRATGSHEFNYLAINLVLGACVFWCIRLALRLQPIEALGRNSYSMYLSHFAVIYGLHHVWPLADGLASLLLAYVVTAALSYLVARATWHLVERRAQDLAHRLTSPGSIRPAIQPTMAAHATGLR, translated from the coding sequence ATGCAGGGGCAGACCCGATTGGCTGCCGGCCGGACCGACACAGGCGGAACGCCGTTCGGTCGTTCGCACAGCCTCGACTTCCTGCGCGGTCTTGCCATCCTCGGCGTGATGGCGATCCACGTTTCGCAATCCTTTCCGTCAAACATCCACGCCGTCGATTACGCCTTCTTGTGCGGCTGGACCGGCGTCAACGTGTTCTACTTCGTCAGCGCCATGACGATGTGCCTGATGTGGACGCAGCGCAGTGAGGCGAACCCGACGCGCAAATTCTACATCCGCCGCTTCCTGCGGATCGCGCCGCTGTTCTGGCTCGCGATCCCGGTCTACCTGTTCATCAACGGCACGGGACCGAGCTACAATGCGCCTGACGGCATCGGGCCGCATCAGATCATCCTGACCGCGACATTCTTGCACGGCTTCTGGCCGGACAGCATCAACAGCGTCGTGCCGGGCGACTGGTCGATCGCGGCCGAGATGATGTTCTATCTCGTCTTCCCGTTCGTGATCATCGCATTCGGGTCGCGCCGGCACCTGTATCTTGCCCTGGCGATCGTGCTGCATCTCGTCAATGTCTGCCTGTTCAAGCCGTTGGCGTTCGCGCTGTTCTCTGCCTATTACGGGCCCGGCCACGAAGCCTTCGTCTGGAACGCCCTGCACATCAGCTTCCTGAACCAGCTGCCGATCTTCCTGGTCGGCTGCGCGCTATTCTTCGCGCTGCGCGACGGCTTTGCGAGGTCCGATGCCGCGTTCCTGGCCGCCTTCATCGCACTGTCCTTCGTGGCCGACCGCGCGACCGGGTCGCACGAGTTCAACTATCTCGCGATCAATCTCGTGCTCGGCGCATGCGTGTTCTGGTGCATCCGCCTGGCACTCCGCCTGCAGCCGATCGAGGCGCTCGGCCGCAATTCCTATTCGATGTATCTGTCGCATTTCGCGGTGATCTACGGTCTGCATCACGTGTGGCCGTTAGCCGACGGGCTGGCCTCGCTGCTGCTCGCCTATGTGGTTACTGCCGCGCTGAGCTATCTCGTCGCGCGCGCGACCTGGCATCTGGTCGAACGGCGCGCCCAGGATCTGGCGCATCGCCTGACGTCGCCCGGATCGATCCGCCCGGCCATCCAGCCGACCATGGCCGCACACGCGACAGGCCTGCGCTGA
- a CDS encoding MBL fold metallo-hydrolase → MEVILLGTGGPRPDPRRMATTTLIRLGEENILFDAGRGVMLQLSKAGVPLGAINTVFLTHHHFDHIGDLYDVMLNSWMHGRKDALRIFGPPDTERLVNTLVTQVYDKDIAWRDQGEPTFGGWKPVVATDIIPGPVLDTGRWKISAELVSHGDGLDMSPAFLARWMCLGYRFEADGKVIAISGDTVPCPGLERLAEGADLLVQVCFLATPEINNDHLRRLAKFTIACGDTVGKIAAKAGVKKLALTHHRPRTDDAMLEALLADVRKDYSGPVIIGEDLTRIEV, encoded by the coding sequence ATGGAAGTCATTCTGCTCGGTACCGGCGGCCCGCGCCCGGACCCGCGTCGCATGGCGACGACCACGCTGATCAGGCTCGGCGAGGAGAACATCCTGTTCGATGCCGGCCGCGGCGTCATGCTGCAGCTGAGCAAGGCCGGCGTGCCGCTCGGTGCCATCAACACGGTCTTCCTCACGCACCACCATTTCGACCATATCGGCGACCTCTACGACGTGATGCTGAATTCGTGGATGCACGGCCGCAAGGACGCTCTGCGCATCTTCGGGCCACCCGACACCGAACGGCTCGTCAACACGCTGGTCACGCAGGTCTACGACAAGGACATCGCCTGGCGCGACCAGGGCGAGCCGACCTTCGGCGGCTGGAAGCCGGTCGTCGCAACGGACATCATTCCCGGTCCCGTCCTCGACACCGGGCGCTGGAAGATCAGCGCCGAGCTCGTCTCGCATGGCGACGGGCTCGACATGTCGCCGGCGTTTCTCGCGCGCTGGATGTGTCTCGGCTACCGTTTCGAGGCGGACGGCAAGGTCATCGCGATTTCCGGCGACACGGTCCCCTGCCCCGGCCTCGAGCGGCTGGCCGAGGGAGCCGACCTGCTTGTGCAGGTCTGCTTTCTGGCCACGCCGGAGATCAACAACGACCATTTGCGCCGGCTTGCGAAATTCACGATCGCCTGCGGCGACACGGTCGGCAAGATCGCGGCCAAGGCCGGCGTGAAGAAGCTCGCGCTGACCCATCACCGGCCGCGCACCGACGATGCCATGCTGGAGGCACTGCTTGCCGATGTTCGCAAAGACTATTCGGGTCCCGTCATCATTGGCGAGGACCTTACGCGGATCGAGGTCTGA
- a CDS encoding aldose 1-epimerase family protein — translation MTDDTHTIRSGGLAATIKAEGAEMCSLTDGGGTEFIWQAGPAWPRHAPLLFPIVGRLANDELRHRGKTYRMTQHGFARDSRFAWTERGENRCALVLEDDERTRALYPFAFRLTASYAIDDTGLDFALTIANTGKETLPASLGGHPAFNWPAQPGAPKESYALTFAKAEAAPVRRLDGGLLRAAAEPSPVKGTVLPLSEALFVDDAIIFDRIESNTVRYAAVEGASTGPWLKMSWRGFRELGVWSKPSGAPFVCIEPWRGYASPAGFDGEFIDKPGLMHIAPGAEEQLSFRIEVGSS, via the coding sequence ATGACCGACGACACGCACACGATCCGCAGTGGCGGGCTTGCCGCGACCATCAAGGCGGAGGGCGCGGAGATGTGCTCGCTGACGGATGGCGGCGGCACCGAGTTCATCTGGCAGGCGGGGCCGGCCTGGCCGCGCCACGCGCCGCTGCTGTTTCCGATCGTCGGACGTCTCGCCAACGACGAGTTGAGGCACCGGGGCAAGACGTACCGGATGACGCAGCATGGCTTTGCGCGTGACAGCCGCTTTGCGTGGACCGAGCGCGGCGAAAACCGTTGCGCGCTGGTGCTCGAAGACGACGAGAGGACACGCGCGCTCTATCCGTTCGCGTTCCGCCTGACGGCCAGCTATGCGATCGATGACACCGGTCTCGATTTTGCGCTGACGATCGCCAACACCGGCAAGGAGACATTGCCGGCCTCGCTCGGTGGCCATCCCGCTTTCAACTGGCCGGCGCAGCCCGGCGCGCCCAAGGAAAGCTACGCGCTGACCTTTGCGAAGGCGGAGGCCGCTCCGGTTCGGCGTCTCGATGGCGGGCTGCTGCGTGCGGCAGCCGAGCCAAGCCCGGTCAAAGGCACAGTATTGCCTTTGTCCGAAGCCCTGTTCGTCGATGATGCCATCATCTTCGACCGGATCGAGAGCAACACGGTCCGCTACGCCGCGGTGGAAGGGGCGTCGACCGGGCCCTGGCTCAAGATGTCATGGCGCGGCTTTCGCGAGCTCGGCGTCTGGTCGAAACCGTCGGGCGCGCCGTTCGTCTGCATCGAGCCCTGGCGCGGCTATGCCAGCCCCGCCGGCTTTGACGGCGAATTCATCGACAAGCCGGGCCTGATGCACATTGCGCCCGGCGCTGAAGAGCAGTTGTCGTTCCGGATCGAGGTTGGATCGTCCTGA
- a CDS encoding UDP-glucose/GDP-mannose dehydrogenase family protein, protein MRITMIGTGYVGLVSGACFADFGHDVVCVDKDERKIAALHRGEIPIYEPGLDELVATNVKAKRLSFTTDLSQPVADADAVFIAVGTPSRRGDGHADLSYVYAAAKEIAQSLSGFTVVVTKSTVPVGTGDEVERIIRETNPKADVVVASNPEFLREGAAIRDFKFPDRVVVGTSDERGRKVMGDVYRPLSLNQAPLMFTARRTAEMIKYAANAFLATKITFINEIADLSEKVGANVQEVARGIGLDNRIGTKFLHAGPGFGGSCFPKDTKALIKIAQDYDVSLRIVESVLAVNENRKRAMARKVSQALGGSLRGKTIAVLGLTFKPDTDDMRDAPSIPLVTGLLDMGAKVKAFDPVGMEQAKSELPNITYCEDAYSCAQGADAIVIVTEWVQFRALDLDRLKGTMAQPVVVDLRNIYRPEEMAAAGFIYESVGRSSQA, encoded by the coding sequence ATGCGCATCACGATGATCGGCACGGGTTACGTGGGACTGGTGTCCGGGGCCTGCTTTGCTGATTTCGGCCACGACGTGGTTTGTGTCGACAAGGACGAGAGGAAGATCGCGGCGCTTCATCGCGGTGAAATCCCGATCTATGAACCGGGCCTCGACGAACTGGTCGCGACCAACGTCAAGGCCAAGCGCCTGAGCTTCACCACTGATCTGTCGCAGCCGGTTGCGGATGCCGATGCCGTGTTCATCGCCGTCGGCACGCCCTCGCGCCGCGGCGACGGCCATGCCGATCTCTCCTATGTCTACGCCGCCGCGAAGGAGATCGCGCAATCGTTGTCGGGCTTCACCGTGGTGGTGACGAAGTCGACCGTGCCTGTCGGCACCGGCGACGAGGTCGAGCGCATCATCCGCGAGACCAATCCGAAGGCGGACGTCGTGGTCGCGTCCAATCCCGAGTTCCTGCGCGAGGGCGCGGCGATCCGCGACTTCAAATTCCCCGATCGCGTCGTGGTCGGCACCTCCGACGAGCGCGGCCGCAAGGTGATGGGCGACGTCTATCGGCCGCTGTCGCTGAACCAGGCGCCGCTGATGTTCACCGCGCGCCGCACCGCCGAGATGATCAAATACGCCGCCAACGCCTTCCTGGCGACCAAGATCACCTTCATCAACGAGATCGCCGATCTCTCCGAGAAGGTCGGCGCCAATGTGCAGGAGGTCGCGCGCGGCATTGGCCTGGACAATCGCATCGGCACCAAGTTCCTGCACGCCGGTCCCGGCTTCGGCGGCTCCTGTTTCCCCAAGGACACCAAAGCGCTGATCAAGATCGCGCAGGACTACGACGTCTCGTTGCGCATCGTCGAATCCGTGCTGGCGGTCAACGAGAACCGCAAGCGCGCGATGGCGCGCAAAGTGAGCCAGGCGCTCGGCGGCTCCTTGCGCGGCAAGACCATCGCGGTGCTCGGCCTCACCTTCAAGCCCGACACCGACGACATGCGCGATGCGCCGTCGATCCCGCTGGTCACAGGCCTCCTCGACATGGGCGCGAAGGTGAAGGCGTTCGATCCGGTCGGCATGGAGCAGGCCAAGAGCGAGCTGCCCAACATCACCTATTGCGAAGATGCCTATTCCTGCGCACAAGGCGCCGACGCAATAGTCATCGTCACCGAATGGGTGCAGTTCCGCGCGCTGGATCTCGACCGGTTGAAGGGGACCATGGCGCAGCCCGTCGTCGTCGATCTTCGCAACATCTATCGCCCCGAAGAGATGGCTGCAGCCGGCTTCATTTATGAGAGCGTGGGGCGGTCGTCTCAAGCCTAG
- a CDS encoding NAD-dependent epimerase, producing the protein MAPVLVTGAAGFIGMHVCERLLARGEQVVGIDAITPYYDPALKRARLEKLKHLPGFSFHEIDLADFAAVTRVFDEAAPDRVVHLAAQPGVRASIDDPITSIRANCDGFVTVLEAGRRHGLAHLVYASSSSVYGANRTLPYSTEQSVNHPVSLYAASKKANELMAHTFAHVHKLPVTGLRFFTVYGPWGRPDMAAYLFTRAIFANEPIKIFNNGDMWRDFTYIDDIVEGVIRTLDRPAAPNPAWNAERPENSSSYAPYRVYNIGNNRSVKLLEFVETLEKLIGKPAIRQFLPMQAGDVLETRADISALQRDVGFAPSTPIAEGLARFVEWYRKYHRV; encoded by the coding sequence TTGGCCCCTGTGCTGGTGACCGGCGCTGCCGGCTTTATCGGAATGCACGTTTGTGAGCGGCTGTTGGCGCGTGGCGAACAGGTCGTCGGTATCGACGCGATCACGCCGTATTACGATCCGGCGCTCAAGCGCGCGCGCCTCGAAAAGCTCAAGCATCTTCCCGGCTTCAGCTTTCACGAGATCGACCTTGCGGATTTTGCCGCGGTGACTCGCGTCTTCGACGAAGCTGCGCCGGATCGCGTCGTGCACCTCGCGGCGCAACCCGGCGTCCGCGCCTCGATCGACGATCCCATCACCAGCATCCGCGCCAATTGTGACGGCTTCGTCACCGTGCTCGAGGCCGGCCGGCGCCACGGTCTGGCGCATCTGGTCTATGCCTCGTCGAGTTCCGTCTATGGTGCCAATCGCACCTTGCCGTATTCGACCGAGCAATCGGTGAACCATCCGGTCAGCCTTTATGCCGCCAGCAAGAAGGCCAACGAGCTGATGGCGCATACGTTTGCGCATGTTCACAAGCTGCCGGTGACCGGTCTTCGCTTCTTCACCGTCTACGGTCCCTGGGGCCGGCCCGACATGGCCGCCTATCTGTTCACGCGCGCGATCTTCGCGAACGAGCCGATCAAGATTTTCAACAATGGCGATATGTGGCGTGACTTCACCTATATCGACGACATCGTCGAAGGCGTGATCCGCACCCTCGATCGGCCCGCCGCGCCAAATCCTGCGTGGAACGCCGAACGGCCGGAAAACTCGTCGAGCTATGCGCCGTATCGTGTCTACAACATCGGCAACAACCGCTCGGTCAAGTTGCTCGAGTTCGTCGAGACGCTGGAGAAGCTCATCGGCAAGCCTGCGATCCGCCAATTCCTGCCGATGCAGGCCGGTGACGTCCTGGAAACACGCGCCGACATTTCCGCGCTCCAGCGCGACGTCGGTTTCGCACCGTCGACGCCCATCGCGGAAGGCCTCGCCCGCTTCGTCGAATGGTATCGAAAGTATCACCGCGTGTAG
- a CDS encoding AAA family ATPase: MYQPRNNFEPGQPLTLQFNTAVLTFERAVDIVRRQWPLIATVVGCCLALVVAYSLTATPYYTASVSILVDTRQAQLLSKSTDANSTLIDPGFVESQVEILQSDDLVRSIVDSMNLTSDPEYVEGDIFSHIIGAVISALGLAEPESTDFVKRMVVAALKKNLKVERVGVTYVLTLSFKSTDPDKAARIANGLSDAYMVSVLEAKYQSTKRASEWLQRRSAELQQQAMDADRAVQTFKAENNIVGTSKGLMSEQQLSDVNTQLIQARAATAEAKARLDRINAITDQDLAQPTVTDALNNTVITRLRAQYLDLAAQYADWSSKYGKDHQASVNLASRMQELRRAIKDEVKRIADAYKSDYEIARSRETSLEGDLNKLVSESSSASQAQVKLRNLESAADTYRTLYNNFLQQLQEATQNQSFPISEARIISTAQKPDKKSWPRIGLLLLGGLVGGLCFGVGGAVAKELLTEVLRTPVEVEGETALQCLGTLPEIHSDRLDGSSSDAALARYALEHPFSRYAETLRNVKTAVDLARLSRETNVIAIVSSLPKEGKTTVAANLAHLASLTGHRTLLIDGDLHTRALTRKLAPGAKTGLVEALSEPNQFERHVQVDRHSKLNFLPSVVQARLVNSADLLASSAMADFLRSARKQYDYIFVDLAPVLPVTDVKAAGHLIDAIVYVVEWGKTRRAAVHESLMDLEVFKSKIVGIVLNRANPKTLKRIESYKGRHYSDYYIEKS, encoded by the coding sequence ATGTATCAGCCTCGCAATAACTTTGAGCCTGGCCAGCCTCTGACGCTCCAGTTCAATACGGCCGTGCTAACGTTCGAGCGCGCGGTGGATATCGTGCGTCGGCAGTGGCCGCTGATTGCCACCGTTGTCGGCTGCTGTCTCGCCCTGGTTGTGGCGTACTCGCTGACGGCCACCCCTTACTACACGGCCTCGGTCAGCATTCTGGTGGATACACGCCAGGCGCAGCTTCTGAGCAAGTCCACGGACGCCAATAGCACCCTGATCGATCCCGGATTCGTGGAAAGCCAGGTTGAAATTCTCCAGTCCGACGATCTCGTCCGGTCGATCGTCGATTCCATGAATCTGACGAGCGACCCGGAATATGTTGAAGGCGACATATTCTCTCACATCATCGGCGCCGTCATCAGCGCGCTCGGGCTTGCCGAGCCCGAGTCCACGGACTTCGTCAAGCGGATGGTCGTCGCCGCGTTGAAGAAGAATCTGAAGGTCGAGCGGGTCGGCGTGACCTATGTTCTGACCCTGTCGTTCAAGTCCACGGATCCGGACAAGGCGGCGCGTATCGCCAACGGTCTGTCCGACGCCTACATGGTCAGCGTTCTGGAAGCCAAGTACCAGTCGACGAAACGGGCGAGCGAGTGGTTGCAGCGGCGAAGCGCCGAGCTGCAGCAGCAGGCCATGGACGCCGACCGCGCGGTCCAGACCTTCAAGGCCGAGAACAATATCGTCGGAACCAGCAAGGGGCTCATGAGTGAGCAGCAATTGTCCGACGTCAACACTCAGCTGATTCAGGCCCGGGCCGCGACGGCCGAGGCCAAGGCGCGCCTCGACCGGATCAATGCGATCACCGATCAGGATCTCGCTCAGCCCACCGTCACCGATGCGCTGAACAATACGGTGATCACGCGTCTGCGGGCACAATATCTCGATCTCGCCGCCCAATATGCCGACTGGTCCAGCAAGTACGGCAAGGACCACCAGGCATCGGTCAACCTGGCTTCGCGGATGCAGGAGCTGCGGCGGGCCATCAAGGACGAAGTCAAGCGGATCGCCGATGCCTACAAGAGCGATTACGAGATCGCGCGAAGCAGAGAGACCTCTCTCGAAGGCGATCTGAACAAGCTCGTCAGCGAATCCAGCAGCGCGAGCCAGGCCCAGGTGAAGCTGCGCAATCTCGAAAGCGCCGCCGATACCTATCGGACCCTGTACAACAACTTCCTCCAGCAACTCCAGGAAGCCACGCAGAACCAGAGCTTCCCGATCAGTGAAGCGCGAATCATCAGCACGGCGCAAAAGCCGGACAAGAAGAGCTGGCCGAGGATCGGTCTGCTCCTGCTCGGCGGCCTGGTCGGTGGGTTGTGTTTCGGCGTAGGTGGGGCTGTCGCCAAGGAGCTGCTGACCGAGGTGCTGCGAACCCCCGTGGAAGTGGAAGGCGAGACCGCGCTCCAGTGCCTCGGAACGCTGCCCGAAATTCATTCGGACAGGCTGGATGGTTCCTCTTCGGATGCAGCCCTCGCCCGATATGCTCTGGAGCACCCGTTCTCGCGCTATGCAGAGACGCTGCGGAACGTGAAGACGGCGGTCGACCTCGCGCGCTTGTCGAGAGAGACCAATGTCATCGCGATTGTGTCGTCGCTTCCGAAGGAAGGTAAGACGACGGTCGCGGCCAACCTCGCTCATCTGGCGTCGCTCACGGGACACCGCACGCTGCTGATCGACGGCGACCTGCACACGCGAGCTCTGACGCGCAAGCTTGCGCCCGGCGCCAAGACCGGATTGGTCGAGGCTCTTTCGGAGCCAAACCAGTTCGAGCGGCACGTCCAGGTCGACCGCCACTCGAAGCTCAATTTCCTGCCCTCGGTCGTGCAGGCAAGGTTGGTCAATTCCGCCGATCTGCTCGCTTCTTCCGCGATGGCCGATTTCCTCAGGTCCGCCCGCAAGCAATATGACTATATCTTCGTGGATCTGGCGCCCGTGCTGCCGGTGACGGACGTCAAGGCGGCTGGGCATTTGATCGATGCCATCGTCTACGTCGTCGAATGGGGCAAGACGCGCCGGGCTGCGGTCCACGAGTCGCTCATGGACCTGGAAGTCTTCAAGAGCAAGATCGTCGGAATCGTCCTCAATAGAGCCAATCCGAAAACACTGAAGCGGATTGAGTCGTATAAGGGGCGCCACTATTCCGACTACTACATTGAGAAGAGCTGA